The stretch of DNA TGATGACCGGCGGGAAACGTCGCGGTGCCTACGACGCCTTCGTCGACGAACTCGGCTTCGCAGAGCAGACAGACTACGAGAACGCGCCCGACGAGCGCTTTACGTTCGAGACCTACGTCACCTCGGCCCACCGGACGCCCGACTTAATGACGGCTTACGCCGAGACGGCAGAGGATCGCGGGCTCGAGGTACTCATTGCCGGCGCGGGCGGCAAATCAGCGGACCTGCCGAACATGACCGCCTCGATCGCGTACCCGCTGCCGGTCATCGGCGTTCCAGTTCAGGAAAAATCCGTCGACAGCGTCATCGGAATGCCGACCGGCGCGCCGCTGGTCGCCGTCGACGCCGGCAAGTCGTTTAACGCCGCGCTGTCGACCGCCCAGATCCTCGCTCGCCAGCACGACGACGTTCGTGACCGACTGGTCGCGTACCACGAGGACTTACGCGAGGGTGTCGGCTCTGTTTCTCGAGCCCTCCACGACGAGGGGACGCCGGCGTTCCGAGAGCGTGATCAGTAACCAGCGAGCGCGGGGCTAGAGCGGACAGCTCGCCGTTCCGGGCCCGGTCACAACTCCTGTTTGTTCCCGTTTAGAAAGCGGGTATGGCCGCTCGAGCGCGGGATTTCGGGCGGGTTAAACGCCGAGTAATATCGTTTTACCGGTCCGTCCCCCCTCCAGGCATCTATATATAGTATCGTGTGACTATTCACATGGGATCAATTCACGCTGAAGTCCCGTTGTGGCCCGTGTTTCCCGCAAAAACGAAGGATCAACCCTTATGTGCGTGCAGTTTGAAGCCCCGAACGTTACCGAGATGAATGATTGGATCGCCATCGGGGCACTGGCGCTCGTCGGGGTACTGATACCGTTCAGTATGATCATGGTATCGTATCTCCTGCGGCCCACGGTTCCCGAAACGAGTAAACGCGCCACCTACGAGAGTGGCGAGATTCCGACCGGCGGAACGCGCGTCCGGTTCAATATTCAGTATTACATGGTTGCGCTGCTGTTCCTCGTCTTCGATATCGAGACCGTCCTCCTGTTTCCCTGGGCGGTCGCCTATCAGGATGCGCTCGCGGCGGATATCCCGCTTGCCCGCGCGCTCGGGCCGATGCTGGCGTTCGTCGCCATCTTGCTCGTCGGACTCGCGTGGGCGTGGCGCACAGGCGCGGTACAGTGGGCACGGACACCCCGCCAACTGGATACTGACAGACCATGAGTAGCGAACAACCACGCCAACAGATCTACGACAGCACCGCACCGTCGACGGACACCCGCGACTCGCGGATCGGTGAGGGTGCCGACGACCGTTTCAACTCCAAGCTTCGCGAGGCCTTCGGGTCGACCCCGTTCATCCTCACGAAGTTCGACAAGTTCATGAACTGGGTGCGGGGCAACTCGATGTTCATGCTCCAGTTCGGGATCGCGTGTTGCAGCATCGAGATGATGCACACGTACGCGATCAAGCACGACCTGGACCGCTTCGGGGCTGGCGTTCCGCGCGCCTCGCCCCGACAGGCCGACGTGATGATCGTTCCCGGGACGATCGTCTCCAAGTTCGGCCCCCGCATGAAACGGGTCTACGACCAGATGCCTGAACCCAAATTCGTCGTCGGCATGGGCTCGTGTACGATCTCCGGCGGCCCCTTCCAGGAAGGATACAACGTCGTGAAGGGTGCCGAGGAGATCATCCCCGTCGACATCCACGTCCCCGGCTGCCCACCGCGGCCGGAGGCGCTCGTCTACGGCATCCTCAAGCTGCAAGAACGGATCCGCAATGGCGAGTCGACGCCCGTCGTCGTGAAACCGTACGAACTCGAGGAGTTCGGCGACCTGCCGAAGGACGAACTCGTCCAGAAGCTCGCGGACGACATCGACGAAGAGGACCTCGTAATGCGCTATAACTGGGCTGATTCACCATGAGCACAGGACTCGAACGAGAGACGGCAGTCGAGGTCACCGAAGACGAACTCGAGGCGATCGTCGGTGACCGCGCGCTCGCACGCGATGATCATCTGAACGCGCCGGGATTCGTCATCCGCCCGGACGATGTCCAGGACGTCCTCAAAGACCTCCGGGACGAGGCCGGGTTCGACCACCTTGCCAATCTGACCGCACAGGAGTATCCGGACCGGTACGAATCGATCTACCACCTCCGGAAGTACGCCGACCCAACGCAAGAAGTGTCGGTCGTCGTCCCGACCACGACCGACGACCCGGTCAGCCAGACCGCCGAACCCGTCTTCCGCACTGCCGACTGGCACGAACGAGAGGCGTTCGACCTCGTCGGCATCGATTACGAGGGTCACCCTGATCCGCGACGGATCCTCCTGCCCGAGACCTGGCAGGGCCATCCGCTCTCGCGAGGCTACGACCAGGAGAAACCCCAGCTGGTGACGCTGACGGAACACGCCAATCCGATCCAGCCCGACCACCACGACGACGAGTCGGACACGATGTTCCTCAATATCGGGCCACACCACCCGGCGACCCACGGTGTGCTCCACATCGAGACGGTGTTAGACGGCGAAACCGTCGTTGACGTCGATCCCGACATCGGCTACCTGCACCGCTGTGAGGAACAGATGTGCCAGCAGGGAACCTATCGCCACCAGATCATGCCGTACCCGGACCGCTGGGACTACGTCTCGGCCGGTCTCCTGAACGAGTGGGCCTACGCACGCGTCGCCGAAGACCTCGCGGACATCGACGTCCCCGAGTACGCCCAGGTCATCCGGACGATGGGTGCCGAACTCTGCCGGATCGCCTCGCATATGCTCGCGCTTGCGACGTTCGCACTGGACGTCTACGGCGACTTCACCGCCATCTTCCAGTATGGGATGCGCGATCGCGAGGTCGTCCAGGATATTCTCGAGGACCTGACCGGCCAGCGGCTCATGTTCAACTACTTCCGACTCGGTGGGGTCGCCTGGGACCTGCCCGAACCCCGCGAGGAGTTCATCGAGAAGACACGCGACTTCCTCGATGGCCTCCCTGCGAAGGTCGACGAGTACAACGACCTGCTGACCGCAAACGAGATCTTCCAGATCCGGACCCACGACACCGGGATCTTAGAGCCCGAGGTCGCCAAACAGTACGGCTGTACCGGCCCCGTCGCCCGCGGGTCGGGCATCGACTACGACCTCCGGCGGGACGACCCCTATGGCTACTACGACAACTTGGAGTGGGACGTCGTCACCGAGGACGGCTGTGACAACTACAGCCGCGTCCTCGTCCGCATGCAGGAGGTCGAGGAGTCCGCGAAGATCATCGAGCAGTGTCTCGACTTGCTCGAGGACTGGCCCGAGGACGAACGCACTGTCCAGAGCAACGTCCCGCGGACGCTGAAGCCGGACGCGGACACCGAGATCTACCGGAGCGTCGAGGGAGCGAAAGGGGAACTCGGGATCTACATCCGAGCGGACGGGACGGACAAACCGGGTCGGTTCAAGATCCGGAGTCCGTGTTTCCACAACCTCTCGGCGCTGCCCGAGATGTCCGAAGGGGAGTACATCCCCGACATGATCGCCTCGCTTGGCAGCCTCGACATCGTCCTCGGAGAGGTGGACCGCTAGCATGACCGGCGCACCTGTCGCCGCGACCGCTGTGGCGTCGGCGCTGTCGACGGTCCCGTTGCAGGATACGGTGTTGCTCCCCGAGCGAATCGGGGAGTTGACCGGGCTCGACGGGCTCGGTCTCGGCGGGGAACTGATCGCGACGCTCGTTTCGGCTGTCGTGATCGGAAGTTTGATGCTGACGATGACTGCACTCGCGGGGCCGTGGGCGAAACGAAAGATCACCGCCTCGTTTACCGATCGGATCGCAGTCAACCAGCTCGGCCCCTGGGGGATCGGCATTATCATCGTCGACGCCGTGCGGATGCTCTCGAAAGAACTCGTGATTCCGGAAGGCGTCGACCGGCCGGCGTACGATCTTGCGCCGATCGTCGTCGTCGCCTCGGCACTCCTTGGCTTTGCCGTCATTCCGATGGGCAACGGGATCCACCTCGCAGACCCTGAAGTCGGGCTCGCGTACGTCTTCGCCGTCTCCGGGATCGCCAGCCTCGGGCTGGTGATGGCCGGCTACTCGTCGGCGAACAAGTACTCGCTGCTCGGCGGACTGCGTGCGGTGGCACAGAACATCGCCTACGAGATCCCGCTGGTCATCACCGGGATGTCGATCGTGATCTTCGCCGGTACGCTGCAGCTGGGCGAGATCGTTGCCGCCCAACACGAGACGCTGGTCGAGATCGCGGGCATCTCGATTCCGACGTGGTACGCGTTCGTCAACCCCTTCGCGTTCGTCCTCTTTCTGGTGGCGAACTTCGCGGAGGTCGGTCGCAACCCCTTCGACACGCCGGAGGCACCGACCGAGATCGTCGCGGGGTATCAAACCGAGTACTCCTCGGTCTACTTCGTGTTGATCTACCTCGGTGAGTTCCTTCACATCTTCCTCGGTGGGGCGATCATTGCGACGATCTTCCTCGGTGGGCCCGCAGGCCCTGTCCTGCCGGGCATCGTCTGGTTTATTATCAAGATCTGGGCGGTGTTCTTCGCGACGCAGTGGCTGCGTTCGGCGGTGCCACGCGTCCGGATCGACCAACTGATCGAGATCGGCTGGAAGGGGCTGCTCGTGCTGGCCTTCGCCAATCTCGTCCTGACTGCGGTAATCGTGGGGCTGATAGCATGATCGGGATACTCAAATCGATGGCAACGACGATGAAACACGCACTGGACGGCTCCACCTTCACAGTGGAGTATCCGGAGACTGCACCGGACGTCTCGCCGCGCTTTCGCGGCGTCCACAAGTTCAGCCAGGAGCGGTGTATCTGGTGTCGGCAGTGTGAGAACGTCTGTCCGAACGATACGATCCAGATCGTCACGAACGATCAACGACAGGGCGAACAGTACAACCTCCACATCGGCCAGTGTATCTACTGCCGGCTCTGCGAGGAGGTCTGCCCCGTCGACGCCATCCTGCTCACGGAGAACTTCGAGTTCACCGCGGACACGAAACACGATTTCGTCTACAACAAAGAGCAGCTGAAGGCAGTGCCGTGGTACAAAGACATCGACCCACTCGCCGCCCGCGAACCCGATCGGGACGCGTGGGTCGGTGAGGGTGAAGGAGAGGTCGATTACCAGTAACGGGTCCGCCCGTCCCGCAAACGGGCAGTAACTACCAATACATGAACTACGAGCTGATCGCGTTCGCGCTGTTTGCGTTACTTACGCTTGCCAGCGCGGTGGGTGTCGTGCTCATGCAGGACCCGTGGCATTCGGCGCTCCTGCTGGGCGTGGCGCTGCTCAGCGTGGCAATCCATTACGTGATGCTGGCGGCCGAATTCGTCGCCATGATGCAGGTTCTCGTCTACGTCGGCGGGGTCCTCGTCCTCATCACGTTCGCTGTCATGTTGACCCAGCGCGACGATTCCGACACGGACGAGGTGGTACAGGCATGACGACCGGACCGAAACTCCGACTCGGCAAGACGCTGGTCCCGGGACTGCTCGCCGTCGGGCTGTTCGGCGTGATGGCGCTGATCACGCTGAATACGGCCTTCGAGCCGATGACAACGGCCGCAGGGGCTGGCTTCCCCAATGATATCTCGATCACAGCCGAACTCGGCTACGCGCTGTTCGGCTTCGACGAGCTCCAGCAGATCGGCGGCACCGAACCGTTCCTCGCCGCCGTCTTGCTCGTCGC from Natrinema sp. HArc-T2 encodes:
- a CDS encoding NADH-quinone oxidoreductase subunit J: MNYELIAFALFALLTLASAVGVVLMQDPWHSALLLGVALLSVAIHYVMLAAEFVAMMQVLVYVGGVLVLITFAVMLTQRDDSDTDEVVQA
- a CDS encoding AIR carboxylase family protein, with protein sequence MSDSVSDLIDRLHDEADQDRPAAETPDVGIVMGSDSDLETMMTGGKRRGAYDAFVDELGFAEQTDYENAPDERFTFETYVTSAHRTPDLMTAYAETAEDRGLEVLIAGAGGKSADLPNMTASIAYPLPVIGVPVQEKSVDSVIGMPTGAPLVAVDAGKSFNAALSTAQILARQHDDVRDRLVAYHEDLREGVGSVSRALHDEGTPAFRERDQ
- a CDS encoding NADH-quinone oxidoreductase subunit I — translated: MIGILKSMATTMKHALDGSTFTVEYPETAPDVSPRFRGVHKFSQERCIWCRQCENVCPNDTIQIVTNDQRQGEQYNLHIGQCIYCRLCEEVCPVDAILLTENFEFTADTKHDFVYNKEQLKAVPWYKDIDPLAAREPDRDAWVGEGEGEVDYQ
- a CDS encoding NADH-quinone oxidoreductase subunit H; this encodes MTGAPVAATAVASALSTVPLQDTVLLPERIGELTGLDGLGLGGELIATLVSAVVIGSLMLTMTALAGPWAKRKITASFTDRIAVNQLGPWGIGIIIVDAVRMLSKELVIPEGVDRPAYDLAPIVVVASALLGFAVIPMGNGIHLADPEVGLAYVFAVSGIASLGLVMAGYSSANKYSLLGGLRAVAQNIAYEIPLVITGMSIVIFAGTLQLGEIVAAQHETLVEIAGISIPTWYAFVNPFAFVLFLVANFAEVGRNPFDTPEAPTEIVAGYQTEYSSVYFVLIYLGEFLHIFLGGAIIATIFLGGPAGPVLPGIVWFIIKIWAVFFATQWLRSAVPRVRIDQLIEIGWKGLLVLAFANLVLTAVIVGLIA
- a CDS encoding NADH-quinone oxidoreductase subunit A produces the protein MNDWIAIGALALVGVLIPFSMIMVSYLLRPTVPETSKRATYESGEIPTGGTRVRFNIQYYMVALLFLVFDIETVLLFPWAVAYQDALAADIPLARALGPMLAFVAILLVGLAWAWRTGAVQWARTPRQLDTDRP
- a CDS encoding NADH-quinone oxidoreductase subunit B, which translates into the protein MSSEQPRQQIYDSTAPSTDTRDSRIGEGADDRFNSKLREAFGSTPFILTKFDKFMNWVRGNSMFMLQFGIACCSIEMMHTYAIKHDLDRFGAGVPRASPRQADVMIVPGTIVSKFGPRMKRVYDQMPEPKFVVGMGSCTISGGPFQEGYNVVKGAEEIIPVDIHVPGCPPRPEALVYGILKLQERIRNGESTPVVVKPYELEEFGDLPKDELVQKLADDIDEEDLVMRYNWADSP
- a CDS encoding NADH-quinone oxidoreductase subunit D; the encoded protein is MSTGLERETAVEVTEDELEAIVGDRALARDDHLNAPGFVIRPDDVQDVLKDLRDEAGFDHLANLTAQEYPDRYESIYHLRKYADPTQEVSVVVPTTTDDPVSQTAEPVFRTADWHEREAFDLVGIDYEGHPDPRRILLPETWQGHPLSRGYDQEKPQLVTLTEHANPIQPDHHDDESDTMFLNIGPHHPATHGVLHIETVLDGETVVDVDPDIGYLHRCEEQMCQQGTYRHQIMPYPDRWDYVSAGLLNEWAYARVAEDLADIDVPEYAQVIRTMGAELCRIASHMLALATFALDVYGDFTAIFQYGMRDREVVQDILEDLTGQRLMFNYFRLGGVAWDLPEPREEFIEKTRDFLDGLPAKVDEYNDLLTANEIFQIRTHDTGILEPEVAKQYGCTGPVARGSGIDYDLRRDDPYGYYDNLEWDVVTEDGCDNYSRVLVRMQEVEESAKIIEQCLDLLEDWPEDERTVQSNVPRTLKPDADTEIYRSVEGAKGELGIYIRADGTDKPGRFKIRSPCFHNLSALPEMSEGEYIPDMIASLGSLDIVLGEVDR